Proteins encoded within one genomic window of Ranitomeya variabilis isolate aRanVar5 chromosome 4, aRanVar5.hap1, whole genome shotgun sequence:
- the HPN gene encoding serine protease hepsin — protein sequence MVQKDVGKRCHWTPLRIFGVTICIIMSLAGIGVTIWAIVTYVLTNENSNLYAVQVNSPDHRLTVYDEKEQTWRLVCSSLVNAAVAALSCEDMGFIRSMSHQVLRVEVAGTNGTSGYYCVQRSLLGSAKRLHDVLTVCECPSGQFLSVQCQDCGRRKMAVDRIVGGQDAALGQWPWQVSLRYDGTHLCGGSLISSEWVLTAAHCFPERNRVVSLWTVFAGGVSHLSPRGFVHSVKSVIYHAGYLPFIYTDSEENSNDIALVHLLTPLTLTEYIQPACLPALGQQIVDGKVCTVTGWGNTQYYGQQSDILQEASVPIISNAVCNQPEYYNNQITGKMFCAGYSDGGIDACQGDSGGPFVCEDTISRTSRWRLCGIVSWGIGCALPNKPGVYAKVDQYQSWIYRAMKTKSGDTGIFEMQ from the exons ATGGTACAGAAGGACG TGGGCAAACGCTGTCACTGGACCCCTCTGAGGATTTTTGGAGTGACCATCTGTATTATCATGTCGCTGGCTGGAATCGGGGTCACCATTTGGGCTATAG TGACATATGTACTGACAAATGAAAACTCAAACCTCTATGCAG TCCAGGTGAACTCTCCCGATCATCGGCTCACTGTGTACGATGAGAAAGAACAAACATGGCGGCTGGTTTGCTCTTCCTTGGTGAACGCAGCAGTGGCCGCGCTAAGCTGTGAAGATATGGGCTTCATCAG GTCTATGAGCCACCAGGTGCTTCGAGTGGAGGTGGCAGGAACGAACGGCACATCAGGGTACTACTGTGTGCAGAGATCGCTATTAGGCAGTGCCAAAAGACTTCATGATGTGCTGACCGTGTG TGAGTGTCCGAGTGGTCAGTTTCTCTCTGTTCAGTGTCAAG ATTGTGGACGGAGGAAGATGGCCGTGGACAGAATCGTGGGGGGGCAGGACGCCGCCCTAGGCCAGTGGCCGTGGCAGGTCAGCTTGAGATATGATGGCACCCATCTCTGTGGTGGCTCGTTGATCTCCAGTGAGTGGGTCCTCACCGCTGCCCACTGCTTCCCAGA GAGAAACCGTGTGGTGAGTCTGTGGACCGTGTTTGCGGGGGGCGTCTCGCATCTCTCGCCCCGCGGATTTGTGCACAGTGTGAAGAGTGTGATATACCACGCCGGATACTTACCCTTCATATACACAGACAGTGAGGAAAACAGCAATGACATCGCCCTGGTGCATCTGCTGACCCCACTCACACTCACAG AATACATACAGCCAGCTTGTCTCCCTGCTTTGGGGCAGCAGATTGTAGATGGCAAGGTGTGCACAGTGACTGGATGGGGTAACACGCAGTATTATG GTCAGCAGTCGGACATTCTGCAGGAAGCATCGGTGCCGATAATAAGTAATGCCGTCTGCAACCAGCCAGAGTATTACAACAATCAGATCACGGGGAAGATGTTCTGCGCTGGATATTCTGACGGGGGGATTGACGCCTGTCAG GGAGACAGCGGAGGCCCTTTCGTTTGTGAAGACACCATCTCCCGCACTTCAAGATGGCGTCTATGTGGAATTGTCAGCTGGGGAATAGGCTGTGCTTTGCCAAACAAGCCCGGCGTATATGCCAAAGTGGACCAGTACCAAAGCTGGATTTACAGAGCCATGAAG ACCAAATCAGGAGACACTGGAATCTTCGAAATGCAATGA